From a single Micrococcales bacterium genomic region:
- a CDS encoding SDR family NAD(P)-dependent oxidoreductase — MKRSIDDVDRMAAAVTGREQSIFQDALVQQWPALQERISGRTVLVTGAGGFIATATLRVLLSLQPATLVLVDMDENRLAELIRTLRTEDLVPTSTRVEPRLVDITTALSDRLLDSVPAVDTCLQFAAAKHVRTERDAVSLLRMLHVNVNGTLRVTRALKDRDPAANVFVVSTDKAADPSSFMGASKRLMEMGALGINPSATTTRFANVAFSTGSLLESWLIRLRQGQPLAVPADTWRFFVSPQEAGQLCAIAATAPAGGIVVPDETATGISELAAALHRVLAEVGVEPVLFTDEAELHRAEVSADAYPVLVTPRDTSGEKQAEKFVGAEERRAPWLPALGVVHSVTDAAAALDFAGWVEGLVADPARPVTIEDIAARMHTAVPGFRHQSSDKRLDDRV; from the coding sequence GTGAAGCGCTCCATCGACGACGTCGACCGGATGGCCGCGGCCGTCACCGGTCGCGAGCAGTCCATCTTCCAGGACGCGCTGGTCCAGCAGTGGCCGGCGCTGCAGGAACGGATCAGCGGCCGGACGGTGCTGGTCACCGGTGCCGGCGGGTTCATCGCCACCGCGACCCTGCGGGTGCTGCTGTCCCTGCAGCCGGCCACCCTCGTCCTGGTCGACATGGACGAGAACCGGCTGGCCGAACTGATCCGCACCCTGCGGACCGAAGACCTCGTGCCCACGAGCACCCGCGTCGAGCCCCGGCTCGTGGACATCACCACCGCCTTGTCCGACAGGCTGCTGGATTCGGTGCCGGCCGTGGACACCTGCCTGCAGTTCGCCGCGGCCAAGCACGTGCGGACCGAGCGCGACGCGGTGTCGCTGCTGCGCATGCTGCACGTGAACGTCAACGGCACGCTGCGCGTCACCCGCGCCCTGAAGGATCGCGACCCGGCCGCGAACGTGTTCGTCGTGTCGACCGACAAGGCCGCGGACCCCTCCAGTTTCATGGGTGCCAGCAAGCGGCTCATGGAGATGGGGGCGCTGGGCATCAACCCCTCGGCGACGACCACACGCTTCGCGAACGTGGCCTTCTCGACCGGGTCGTTACTGGAGTCCTGGCTCATCCGACTGCGGCAGGGCCAGCCCTTGGCGGTCCCCGCCGACACCTGGCGCTTCTTCGTCTCCCCGCAGGAGGCGGGGCAGTTGTGCGCTATCGCCGCAACGGCGCCCGCGGGAGGCATCGTCGTGCCGGACGAAACTGCCACCGGCATCTCGGAGCTCGCCGCTGCGCTGCACCGGGTGCTCGCCGAAGTGGGTGTGGAGCCGGTGCTGTTCACCGACGAGGCCGAACTGCACCGCGCCGAGGTCTCAGCCGATGCGTACCCCGTCCTGGTCACCCCGCGCGACACCTCCGGGGAGAAGCAGGCCGAGAAGTTCGTGGGCGCTGAGGAACGGCGGGCACCGTGGCTGCCGGCGCTCGGCGTGGTCCACTCGGTCACCGACGCCGCCGCCGCGCTCGACTTCGCCGGGTGGGTCGAGGGCCTCGTGGCGGATCCCGCCCGGCCGGTCACGATCGAGGACATCGCCGCCCGCATGCATACCGCCGTGCCCGGATTCCGGCACCAGTCCAGCGACAAACGCCTCGATGACCGTGTCTGA
- a CDS encoding glycosyltransferase, with protein MNAPLVIAVCPVLEPPQTTAAGLRGLREQVEGLVVVDDGSSVPVAYEGIDVVRLPENRGIAAALNQGVRAAVAAGATHVLTVDQDSSFPDDYVQQLLACERSAQRQGLRPGAVGAVEFSGLHHSGHFSDGVMVVQESIQSGTLFAATALAEVGGFDERLVIDAVDTDVCLRLQCAGWDVCVAPVGFEHALGDGHFVRFLGRRVWSSRHAPLRRYYITRNGIVVLRRHARRHPRWALVYLRRLLVATWLSVREGGPEVRAAVREGLADGWRRRLGKRPAVTRRTPTRQP; from the coding sequence GTGAACGCCCCCCTGGTCATCGCTGTGTGCCCGGTCCTCGAGCCGCCGCAGACCACTGCTGCGGGGTTGCGCGGCCTGCGCGAACAGGTGGAGGGCCTGGTGGTCGTCGACGACGGTTCCTCCGTGCCTGTGGCGTACGAGGGCATCGACGTCGTGCGCCTGCCCGAGAACCGGGGCATCGCCGCGGCCCTCAACCAGGGGGTCAGAGCCGCCGTCGCGGCAGGTGCCACGCATGTGCTGACGGTGGATCAGGATTCATCCTTCCCTGACGACTACGTGCAGCAGTTGCTCGCCTGCGAACGCAGTGCCCAACGACAGGGTCTTAGACCGGGCGCGGTGGGTGCCGTGGAATTCTCCGGTCTGCACCACTCTGGGCACTTCTCCGATGGCGTCATGGTCGTCCAGGAGTCGATCCAGTCCGGGACCCTGTTCGCCGCGACCGCGCTGGCGGAGGTCGGAGGTTTCGACGAGCGCCTCGTGATCGATGCCGTGGACACCGACGTCTGCCTGCGCCTGCAATGCGCCGGCTGGGACGTCTGCGTGGCCCCGGTGGGGTTCGAGCACGCCCTCGGGGACGGCCATTTCGTGCGCTTTCTCGGCCGCCGGGTGTGGTCCAGCCGGCACGCCCCGCTGCGGCGCTACTACATCACACGCAACGGGATCGTCGTGCTGCGCCGGCACGCCCGGCGACATCCCCGGTGGGCGTTGGTGTACCTGCGCCGGTTGCTCGTGGCCACCTGGCTCAGTGTCCGGGAGGGGGGCCCGGAGGTGCGCGCCGCAGTCCGGGAGGGACTCGCCGACGGGTGGCGCCGGCGGCTCGGCAAGCGGCCGGCGGTCACGCGGCGGACGCCGACGAGGCAGCCCTAG
- a CDS encoding NAD-dependent epimerase/dehydratase family protein, which produces MTVVVVGARGWLGSAICRELPDAIPVLAAGELAGVLRRAGPRPVIVNAAGVRTGSLPELRDGNVELVNHLLETAGWLVQLGSAAEYGLGVRSPVTETTACAPTADYGRTKLEATQLALASRNATVLRLFNVADSPPQPGSPLADIRARVLAGVNNGVDVEVLSAGTVRDYVGRDFVARSVAHAVDSRPAGLFNLASGLPVSVLDLATAAVSALGSTVGVRDLAQFPATQMWCRPDAWEAVSGMRERLGAAAVARLLVGGL; this is translated from the coding sequence GTGACGGTCGTGGTCGTGGGGGCACGGGGCTGGCTCGGCTCGGCGATCTGCCGGGAACTGCCCGATGCCATACCCGTGCTGGCCGCCGGTGAGCTTGCCGGAGTCCTGCGGCGTGCGGGCCCACGCCCGGTCATCGTCAATGCGGCGGGAGTGAGGACCGGCTCCCTGCCGGAGTTGCGAGACGGCAACGTCGAACTCGTGAATCATCTGCTCGAGACCGCTGGCTGGCTCGTGCAACTCGGGTCTGCGGCCGAGTACGGGCTGGGAGTCCGCAGTCCCGTGACGGAGACGACTGCTTGTGCCCCTACCGCCGACTACGGTCGCACCAAGTTGGAGGCGACGCAGCTCGCGCTCGCAAGCCGGAACGCGACCGTGCTGCGGCTGTTCAACGTCGCGGACAGCCCGCCACAGCCCGGTAGCCCGCTGGCTGACATCCGTGCCCGGGTGCTCGCGGGGGTCAACAACGGCGTCGACGTGGAGGTCCTGAGCGCGGGCACCGTCCGGGACTATGTGGGCCGGGATTTCGTCGCCCGGAGCGTGGCACACGCCGTTGACAGCCGGCCTGCGGGCCTGTTCAACCTCGCCAGTGGGCTGCCTGTGAGCGTGCTGGACCTGGCCACGGCGGCGGTGTCCGCTCTCGGCTCGACGGTTGGGGTGAGAGACCTCGCACAGTTCCCTGCGACGCAGATGTGGTGCCGGCCGGACGCCTGGGAGGCGGTCAGTGGAATGCGGGAGCGGCTGGGTGCCGCGGCTGTCGCACGGCTGCTGGTCGGCGGGCTGTAA
- a CDS encoding NTP transferase domain-containing protein, translating into MAARSAFILAGGVGARLRPQTWVLPKPLLPLGQQTILERLLEGVTQAGIEQVTISLGYLGHLVEAVIGDGRRFGLAIDYTREPEPLGTAGALNLLDGVDAEQTLLVLNGDTLTTLDLAATMAAFEAGDALAAMVCVERDVVIDFGVVDVDETGRLRGIAEKPQLHHTVSTGINLLRGRALEHLPQGRVDMPDFLLSLVAAGELVDCMVTDALWMDLGRPEDLVRANEMIGEGEVL; encoded by the coding sequence ATGGCGGCGCGCAGTGCGTTCATACTGGCCGGTGGGGTGGGGGCCCGGCTGCGGCCACAGACCTGGGTGCTGCCCAAACCCCTGCTGCCCCTGGGCCAGCAGACCATCCTCGAGCGGCTGCTCGAGGGCGTCACGCAGGCGGGGATCGAGCAGGTCACGATCAGTCTCGGCTACCTGGGCCACCTGGTGGAGGCGGTCATCGGTGACGGCCGCCGGTTCGGCCTGGCGATCGACTACACCCGCGAGCCGGAGCCACTGGGTACAGCGGGTGCGCTGAATCTGCTGGACGGGGTGGATGCGGAGCAGACCCTCCTGGTCCTCAACGGGGACACGCTGACGACCCTGGATCTGGCGGCCACGATGGCCGCGTTCGAAGCCGGGGATGCGCTCGCGGCGATGGTGTGTGTCGAGCGGGATGTGGTCATCGACTTCGGGGTGGTGGATGTCGACGAGACTGGCAGGCTGCGCGGGATCGCGGAGAAGCCGCAACTGCACCACACGGTGAGCACCGGGATCAACCTGCTGCGGGGCCGGGCGCTGGAACACCTTCCGCAGGGACGGGTGGACATGCCCGACTTCCTCCTCAGTCTCGTGGCCGCCGGCGAGCTGGTCGATTGCATGGTGACGGACGCCCTGTGGATGGACTTGGGGCGCCCGGAGGACCTGGTGCGCGCCAACGAGATGATCGGCGAAGGCGAGGTCCTGTGA
- the rfbA gene encoding glucose-1-phosphate thymidylyltransferase RfbA has product MKGIVLAGGTGSRLWPITRGVSKQLLPVYDKPMIHYPISTLMAAGLRDILIITTAEDRPNFVRLLGDGAELGMRFEYAVQPRPEGLAQAFLLGEEFLAGDGAALILGDNIFHGPGLGTRLRELRHIDGGHIFAYQVSNPSAYGVVEFDDDGRAVRLEEKPTRPRSRFAVPGLYFYGPDVVEVARQVTPSARGELEITSLNAIYLQQGRLTVTALARGTAWLDTGSFDSLADAGLYVRVLEERQGTRVGCLEEYAWRNGWIDDEQLRDLAEPLLKSGYGEYLNGLVDDVR; this is encoded by the coding sequence ATGAAGGGGATCGTGCTGGCCGGGGGGACCGGGTCCCGCCTGTGGCCGATCACCCGCGGTGTGAGCAAACAGTTGCTCCCGGTCTATGACAAGCCCATGATCCACTACCCGATCAGCACGCTCATGGCCGCCGGCCTGCGGGACATCCTGATCATCACCACTGCCGAGGACCGGCCGAACTTCGTGCGACTGCTGGGCGACGGTGCTGAGCTGGGGATGCGTTTCGAGTACGCGGTGCAGCCCCGCCCCGAGGGTCTCGCCCAGGCCTTTCTGCTGGGGGAGGAGTTCCTGGCCGGTGACGGTGCGGCGCTGATCCTGGGCGACAACATCTTCCACGGCCCGGGCCTGGGGACCCGGCTACGGGAACTGCGCCACATCGACGGCGGGCACATCTTCGCCTACCAAGTGTCGAATCCGAGTGCCTACGGCGTGGTGGAGTTCGACGACGACGGGCGGGCCGTGCGCCTGGAGGAGAAGCCCACCAGACCGCGCAGCCGGTTCGCCGTCCCTGGCCTGTACTTCTACGGGCCGGACGTGGTGGAGGTGGCCAGGCAGGTGACCCCCAGCGCGCGCGGCGAACTGGAGATCACCTCGCTCAACGCCATCTACCTGCAGCAGGGCCGCCTTACAGTCACCGCGCTGGCGAGGGGCACTGCGTGGCTGGACACGGGGTCCTTCGACTCGTTGGCGGATGCGGGGCTTTACGTGCGCGTCCTGGAGGAGCGGCAGGGGACGAGGGTGGGGTGCCTGGAGGAGTACGCCTGGCGGAACGGCTGGATCGACGACGAGCAGTTGCGCGACCTGGCTGAGCCCCTGCTGAAGAGCGGCTACGGCGAGTACCTGAACGGGCTCGTGGACGACGTCCGGTGA
- the rfbD gene encoding dTDP-4-dehydrorhamnose reductase, giving the protein MTWLVIGARGQLGTDLTALLGHRAVGVDLPEIDITDPGSVRAVVDSVEPAVVVNCAAYTAVDAAETDPQTAEAVNGLGAANVAVAAARARVIQVSTDYVFDGRADAPYPEDAEPSPRSVYGLTKLHGEQAVLRHPDSYVVRTAWLYGATGKNFVKSMLALERTQPTVSVVDDQIGQPTWSRDLAAQVIALGDSAAAPGVYHATNAGQTSWFGLTRRIFDLIGADPARVLPTTTDRFPRPAPRPAYSALGHARWGEQGLPTMRPWDEALAEALPLIVASTQP; this is encoded by the coding sequence GTGACCTGGCTGGTCATCGGGGCACGAGGCCAACTCGGTACCGACCTCACGGCACTGCTCGGTCACCGCGCAGTGGGCGTCGACCTGCCGGAGATCGACATCACGGATCCGGGCTCCGTGCGCGCCGTTGTCGACTCTGTGGAACCGGCCGTGGTGGTCAACTGCGCGGCGTACACCGCCGTCGACGCCGCTGAGACCGATCCGCAGACCGCGGAGGCCGTCAACGGGCTCGGCGCCGCGAACGTGGCCGTTGCCGCTGCGCGTGCCCGGGTGATCCAGGTGTCGACGGACTACGTCTTCGACGGCAGGGCCGACGCCCCCTACCCGGAGGACGCCGAGCCGTCCCCCAGGTCGGTCTACGGGCTGACCAAACTGCACGGTGAGCAGGCGGTCCTGCGCCACCCGGACTCCTACGTAGTGCGGACCGCGTGGCTCTACGGCGCGACCGGGAAGAACTTCGTCAAGTCGATGCTCGCCCTCGAGCGGACCCAGCCGACGGTGTCGGTGGTCGATGACCAGATCGGTCAGCCCACCTGGAGCCGGGACCTCGCCGCACAGGTCATCGCGCTGGGGGACTCCGCCGCGGCGCCGGGCGTCTACCACGCGACGAACGCCGGGCAGACCAGTTGGTTCGGCCTCACCCGGCGCATCTTCGACTTGATCGGCGCGGACCCGGCACGGGTCCTGCCCACGACCACCGACCGGTTCCCGAGACCGGCCCCGCGACCCGCGTACAGCGCCCTGGGACACGCGCGCTGGGGTGAACAGGGTCTGCCCACCATGCGCCCGTGGGACGAGGCGCTCGCCGAAGCGCTGCCTCTCATCGTCGCGTCGACACAGCCGTGA